The following proteins come from a genomic window of Pyxidicoccus sp. MSG2:
- a CDS encoding OsmC family protein, protein MEKQLYTGEVRTLGESMARSTTEAHAFRIFMDEPVELGGRNGAPSPLDFILAAHAGCLNYMTFFIAKELGIPVSGTDITVRGSLDPAKFAGTDRSVRAGYQSLEVVIYVKSTANADQIAKLKSEVEARCPVSDNLAHATPIHLTMKVSEQ, encoded by the coding sequence ATGGAAAAGCAGCTCTACACCGGAGAGGTCCGCACGCTGGGCGAGAGCATGGCCCGCAGCACCACCGAGGCCCACGCCTTCAGAATCTTCATGGACGAGCCCGTGGAGCTCGGAGGCCGCAACGGCGCGCCCAGCCCGCTCGACTTCATCCTCGCCGCACACGCCGGCTGCCTGAACTACATGACCTTCTTCATCGCGAAGGAGCTGGGCATCCCCGTGTCCGGCACCGACATCACCGTGCGAGGCTCGCTGGACCCCGCGAAGTTCGCCGGCACCGACCGCTCCGTGCGCGCCGGCTACCAGTCGCTCGAGGTCGTCATCTACGTGAAGAGCACCGCCAACGCGGACCAGATTGCGAAGCTCAAGAGCGAAGTCGAAGCGCGCTGCCCCGTGAGCGACAACCTCGCCCACGCCACGCCCATCCACCTCACCATGAAGGTCAGCGAGCAGTAA
- a CDS encoding FAD-dependent monooxygenase: protein MKAPHVVIVGGGPAGMVLAYQLVSNGVPVRVLERHPDFEREFRGELLQASVVEALERAGLFSVLRERGLALPDIERRMYVGMRRQVRVPGPRERGAVVSQPGMLALLHELCGRYPHYQLDFGTTVLDAIQEDGRVVAMKTRHDGVEGRVDGDLFIVCNGRNSHLRKSCGLETEEFETTADALWLRFDLSSAPETLPESLQVHMFGKGLVVVFQPSTNHRLHLAYSEPGDLNRLRKDLPELRKRLLPTVPEALRPHLERELDEKTEWQVLKILVDRVRRWHAPGVLFLGDAAHTMSPSGGQGLNLAIRDTFVAANRLLDAIQEESPLDEAVFQAIQQERQPEIDRVQAGQTRAGQMVLKPLGVLHVMFTMLGAVMKLAGKKMQGTGGVPAVEPRYLTPLAR, encoded by the coding sequence ATGAAGGCTCCCCATGTCGTCATCGTCGGCGGTGGACCCGCCGGAATGGTCCTCGCCTATCAGCTCGTCTCGAACGGCGTCCCGGTGCGCGTCCTGGAGCGCCACCCAGACTTCGAGCGCGAGTTTCGCGGCGAGCTCCTACAGGCCTCCGTCGTGGAGGCCCTCGAGCGCGCGGGGCTCTTCTCCGTCCTGCGCGAGCGGGGCCTGGCGCTGCCGGACATCGAGCGGCGCATGTACGTGGGCATGCGCCGCCAGGTCCGCGTGCCCGGGCCCCGGGAGCGTGGCGCGGTGGTGTCGCAGCCCGGGATGCTCGCCCTGCTGCACGAGCTGTGCGGCCGCTACCCCCACTACCAGCTCGACTTCGGCACCACCGTGCTCGACGCCATCCAGGAGGATGGGCGCGTCGTCGCGATGAAGACGCGGCACGACGGAGTGGAGGGCCGCGTCGACGGCGACCTCTTCATCGTCTGCAACGGGCGCAACAGCCACCTGCGCAAGTCGTGCGGTCTGGAGACCGAGGAGTTCGAGACGACCGCCGACGCGCTCTGGCTGCGCTTCGACCTCTCCTCCGCACCCGAGACGCTGCCCGAGTCACTCCAGGTCCACATGTTCGGCAAGGGGCTCGTCGTCGTCTTCCAGCCGTCCACGAACCACCGGCTGCACCTGGCGTACAGCGAGCCGGGCGACCTCAACCGGCTGCGCAAGGACCTCCCGGAGCTGCGCAAACGGCTCCTGCCCACGGTGCCCGAAGCGCTGCGCCCGCACCTGGAGCGCGAGCTCGACGAGAAGACCGAGTGGCAGGTGCTCAAGATTCTCGTCGACCGCGTGCGCCGCTGGCATGCGCCCGGCGTGCTCTTCCTCGGAGACGCCGCGCACACCATGTCGCCGTCGGGAGGGCAGGGTTTGAATCTCGCCATCCGTGACACCTTCGTTGCGGCCAACCGCCTGCTGGATGCCATCCAAGAGGAAAGCCCCCTGGACGAGGCGGTCTTCCAGGCGATTCAGCAGGAGCGCCAGCCCGAAATCGACCGGGTCCAGGCGGGCCAGACGCGTGCGGGGCAGATGGTGCTCAAGCCTCTCGGCGTGCTGCACGTGATGTTCACCATGCTCGGCGCGGTGATGAAGCTCGCGGGCAAGAAGATGCAGGGCACGGGCGGAGTCCCCGCCGTCGAGCCGCGATACCTCACACCGCTCGCACGCTGA
- a CDS encoding PadR family transcriptional regulator, whose translation MSPASNTTSDAPLGTFEEQVLLAVVRTARAPDEGGAYGMAVRRELEVVAGREVAIGAVYATLDRLEAKGLVASERGDSSRRVFAVTPRGARALVDTREMRERLWSGVDLVPLLAGGVTRRAT comes from the coding sequence GTGTCACCCGCTTCCAACACGACGTCCGACGCACCCCTCGGCACCTTCGAAGAGCAGGTGCTGCTCGCGGTGGTCCGCACCGCGCGGGCCCCCGATGAGGGGGGCGCCTACGGGATGGCCGTGCGCCGCGAGCTGGAGGTGGTGGCCGGACGCGAGGTGGCGATTGGCGCGGTGTACGCCACGCTGGACAGGCTCGAAGCGAAGGGGCTGGTTGCGTCCGAGCGGGGTGACAGCTCCCGGCGGGTGTTCGCCGTCACGCCCCGGGGCGCCCGCGCGCTGGTGGACACGCGCGAGATGCGGGAGCGGCTGTGGAGCGGGGTGGACCTCGTGCCGCTGCTCGCGGGTGGGGTGACTCGGCGAGCCACCTGA
- a CDS encoding ADOP family duplicated permease: MPPLEPRSGGPQKVPRLPLALLRAWLPYAERDEVIDELRAEFASREAREGRRAASGWLWRQVLGSVPPLVRRTFFRGWTGFEPASSRLRPGGPPMESFIMDLRYAARRLRTRPSYALLAILTLAIGVGGTAAAFGLVRGLLLTPLPYPNEERLGLFWSPGDWSEREFLHLSSDWSGFSAVAAFRTKELPLRRGPQASPELVTSVSTTAGLFDVLGVRPVLGRAFEPGEDRLGAAPAVVISDGLYADLGGQPSLIGNTVELDGTTHTVVGVMPKGFWFPDPTVRAWVLEPLNPEDGSGNYALVGRRAPGTDGPAVDLALKRFGARLKERFQYPAAWDKSRAPAMTPLREHLLGPLQAPLLATLAAMAVLLLIACANVAALMLGQVDSRATELAVRMALGADSRRMTQQLLAEALLLGLAAAGVGAVIAAQGFRLLTDALPLGPLAPHGSLDWGVFFAALVLALVAAFAVALLPARSLRRSDPQRALSKSRTGGVGARGGRTEGALVVGQVALAVLLTAGAALLVRSVTNLRAIDSGVDTGRVAVLDVVMEGNVAREARPRVMADLVASLATLPGVRAVGATQKLPLRGSGESWGLEIEGKSDLPSTTTFVRLVSPDYFETIGIQLLDGRLLLESDRADTERAVVINRALAKKYFPGENPIGQRIDTGLGGLERIVGVVEDVAEAGLTDGSVPARYMLHAQVADMMMTRQVLVLRAQPGQDPAALVDAARKQIAATSPSVAVQRGSTLEAVFAQAIGPARQVMSVLTFLTVLAVVLGAVGVYGVTSHFVRRRQRDLGICIALGLRPSRVVAQVVGRGGALVLLGSVIGTIAALALARLLSSFLYGVSAVDPLSLAGATLGLLAVGVGAALLPAWRASRLDPAVVFREG, from the coding sequence GTGCCGCCGTTGGAGCCGAGGAGTGGAGGCCCCCAGAAGGTCCCCCGACTGCCTCTGGCCCTGCTGCGGGCATGGCTTCCGTACGCCGAGCGGGACGAGGTGATTGACGAGCTCCGCGCCGAGTTCGCTTCCCGCGAGGCCCGTGAGGGCCGCCGGGCCGCGAGCGGGTGGCTGTGGCGTCAGGTGCTCGGCTCCGTGCCGCCGCTGGTGCGGCGCACGTTCTTCCGCGGATGGACTGGCTTCGAGCCTGCCTCCAGCCGCCTGCGCCCCGGAGGCCCCCCGATGGAGAGCTTCATCATGGACCTGCGCTACGCCGCCCGCCGGCTGCGCACGCGTCCCAGCTACGCGCTGCTGGCCATCCTCACCCTCGCCATTGGTGTCGGCGGGACGGCGGCGGCCTTCGGGCTCGTCCGGGGACTGCTCCTGACGCCGCTGCCGTACCCCAACGAGGAGCGGCTCGGCCTCTTCTGGTCCCCGGGTGACTGGTCCGAGCGCGAGTTCCTCCACCTGTCCTCCGACTGGTCCGGCTTCAGCGCCGTCGCAGCCTTCCGCACCAAGGAGCTTCCGCTGCGCCGAGGCCCCCAGGCCTCGCCCGAGCTGGTGACCTCGGTCTCCACCACGGCCGGCCTCTTCGACGTGCTCGGCGTCCGCCCCGTGCTGGGCCGCGCCTTCGAGCCGGGCGAGGACCGTCTGGGCGCCGCGCCCGCGGTGGTCATCAGTGACGGGCTCTATGCGGACCTCGGCGGGCAGCCGTCGCTCATCGGCAACACGGTGGAGCTCGATGGGACGACGCACACCGTGGTGGGCGTCATGCCCAAGGGCTTCTGGTTCCCGGACCCGACGGTGCGCGCCTGGGTGCTGGAGCCGCTCAATCCAGAGGACGGCTCCGGCAACTACGCGCTCGTGGGACGCCGCGCTCCCGGGACGGATGGGCCCGCGGTCGACCTGGCGCTGAAGCGGTTCGGTGCGCGGCTCAAGGAGCGCTTCCAGTACCCGGCGGCCTGGGACAAGTCCCGTGCGCCCGCGATGACGCCGCTGCGCGAGCACCTGCTCGGGCCGCTGCAGGCGCCGCTGCTCGCGACGCTCGCGGCCATGGCGGTGCTGCTGCTCATCGCCTGCGCCAACGTCGCCGCGCTGATGCTCGGGCAGGTGGACAGCCGCGCCACCGAGCTCGCCGTCCGCATGGCGCTCGGCGCGGACAGCCGCCGGATGACGCAGCAGTTGCTCGCGGAGGCGCTCCTCCTGGGGCTCGCGGCCGCCGGAGTCGGCGCCGTCATCGCGGCCCAGGGCTTCCGGCTGCTCACCGACGCGCTGCCGCTCGGACCCCTCGCGCCGCACGGCTCGCTGGACTGGGGCGTGTTCTTCGCGGCGCTCGTGCTGGCGCTCGTCGCGGCCTTCGCGGTGGCGCTGCTGCCGGCGCGCTCGCTGCGGAGGTCCGACCCGCAGCGCGCGCTCTCGAAGTCGCGCACGGGAGGTGTGGGCGCACGCGGTGGGCGGACGGAGGGCGCGCTGGTGGTGGGGCAGGTGGCGCTCGCGGTGCTGCTGACGGCGGGGGCCGCGCTGCTCGTGCGCTCGGTGACGAACCTGCGCGCCATCGACTCGGGGGTGGACACCGGCCGCGTGGCGGTGCTCGACGTGGTGATGGAAGGCAACGTCGCTCGCGAGGCCCGGCCACGGGTGATGGCGGACCTGGTGGCCTCGCTCGCCACGCTCCCGGGTGTCCGCGCGGTGGGCGCCACGCAGAAGCTGCCGCTGCGCGGCTCGGGCGAGAGCTGGGGGCTCGAAATCGAGGGCAAGTCGGACCTGCCCTCCACCACCACCTTCGTGCGGCTGGTGTCCCCAGACTACTTCGAGACCATTGGCATCCAGTTGCTCGACGGGCGCCTGTTGCTCGAGAGCGACCGGGCGGACACCGAGCGCGCAGTGGTCATCAACCGCGCGCTCGCGAAGAAGTACTTCCCGGGGGAGAACCCCATCGGCCAGCGCATCGACACGGGGCTCGGCGGGCTGGAGCGCATCGTCGGCGTGGTGGAGGACGTGGCGGAGGCGGGCCTCACCGACGGCTCCGTGCCCGCGCGCTACATGCTCCACGCGCAGGTGGCGGACATGATGATGACGCGGCAGGTGCTGGTGCTGCGCGCCCAGCCGGGGCAGGACCCCGCGGCGCTGGTCGATGCCGCCCGGAAGCAGATTGCCGCCACCTCGCCCTCCGTGGCCGTGCAGCGCGGCTCCACGCTGGAGGCGGTGTTCGCGCAGGCCATCGGCCCCGCGCGGCAGGTGATGTCGGTGCTCACGTTCCTCACGGTGCTCGCGGTGGTGCTCGGCGCGGTGGGCGTGTACGGCGTCACGTCGCACTTCGTCCGGCGGCGGCAGCGCGATTTGGGCATCTGCATTGCGCTCGGGCTGCGGCCGTCGCGCGTGGTGGCGCAGGTGGTGGGACGCGGTGGGGCGCTGGTGTTGCTCGGGAGTGTGATTGGCACCATCGCGGCGCTGGCCCTGGCGCGGCTGCTCTCGTCGTTCCTGTATGGAGTGAGCGCGGTGGACCCGCTGTCGCTCGCGGGCGCCACGCTGGGGTTGCTGGCGGTGGGGGTTGGCGCTGCGCTGCTGCCCGCCTGGCGCGCCAGTCGACTGGACCCCGCCGTCGTGTTCCGCGAGGGATAG
- a CDS encoding murein transglycosylase A has protein sequence MSTSFARALLLAACALFVTACPRPTRAPITKPEEALVPVSRSLELRDDGEPAALRAAIAQSVVWLRTRPVDQRFIYGDRQVTAGMLRAALERLHSRIRDGMSPGELSVQVLEEFEPLEAAGGEDGQVLFTGYYEPTLDASLTRTAEYSVPIHGLPQDLLEVPLEPFAERFAAERVFGRLDGRKVVPYWTRGEIRGGRLDGRGLELAWAKDPVALFFVEVQGSGRLRLPDGSERRIGYAASNGRPYRSIGSLLIQEGTIPRETMSMQALRSWLAANPAQCGRVLDFNESYVFFRYLEGPSEGSLGRPVTPGRSIATDARLFPKGGLAFIQTEHPVKRADGTVEWRPLTRFVLNQDTGGAIRGAGRVDVYWGPGPEAELAAGMMKQKGRLLFLVPRAVPVTAR, from the coding sequence ATGTCCACGTCGTTCGCCCGAGCCCTCCTGCTGGCGGCCTGTGCCCTGTTCGTCACGGCCTGCCCGCGCCCCACGCGCGCCCCGATTACGAAGCCCGAAGAGGCGCTCGTCCCGGTCTCCCGCTCGCTGGAATTGCGTGACGACGGTGAGCCCGCGGCGCTGCGGGCCGCCATCGCGCAGAGCGTGGTGTGGCTGCGGACGCGGCCCGTGGACCAGCGCTTCATCTACGGGGACCGCCAGGTCACCGCCGGCATGCTCCGGGCCGCGCTGGAGCGCCTGCACTCGCGCATCCGCGACGGCATGTCGCCCGGGGAATTGTCGGTGCAGGTGCTCGAGGAGTTCGAGCCGCTGGAGGCCGCTGGCGGCGAGGACGGCCAGGTGCTCTTCACTGGCTATTACGAGCCCACGCTCGACGCGAGCCTCACGCGGACGGCCGAGTACTCGGTGCCCATCCACGGGCTGCCGCAAGATTTGCTCGAAGTCCCGCTGGAGCCGTTCGCGGAGCGCTTCGCGGCGGAGCGCGTCTTCGGGCGGCTCGACGGGCGGAAGGTGGTGCCCTACTGGACGCGCGGAGAGATTCGCGGCGGGCGGCTGGACGGACGGGGGCTGGAATTGGCGTGGGCGAAGGACCCGGTGGCGCTCTTCTTCGTGGAGGTGCAGGGCAGTGGACGGCTGCGGCTGCCGGACGGGAGCGAGCGCCGCATCGGCTACGCGGCGTCGAACGGGAGGCCCTACCGGAGCATCGGCTCGTTGCTCATCCAGGAGGGCACCATTCCCCGCGAGACGATGTCGATGCAGGCACTGCGCTCGTGGCTGGCGGCGAACCCGGCGCAGTGCGGGCGGGTGCTCGACTTCAACGAGTCGTATGTGTTCTTCCGCTACCTGGAGGGCCCGTCGGAGGGCTCGCTGGGGAGACCGGTGACGCCGGGGCGCTCCATTGCCACGGATGCGCGGCTGTTCCCCAAGGGCGGGCTGGCCTTCATCCAGACCGAGCACCCGGTGAAGCGGGCGGATGGGACGGTGGAGTGGAGGCCGCTGACGCGCTTCGTGCTCAACCAGGACACGGGTGGCGCCATCCGTGGCGCGGGCCGCGTGGATGTCTACTGGGGCCCCGGCCCCGAGGCCGAGCTGGCCGCGGGGATGATGAAGCAGAAGGGGCGGCTGCTCTTCCTCGTGCCGCGCGCGGTGCCGGTTACTGCTCGCTGA
- a CDS encoding TonB-dependent receptor, with translation MTRFSPFLLALALGLSSASALAAPQSGPDEAPLLPPTLSEDAPARVPEGFPLTAPVVVRLELTLDEAGAVTDATVIGDAPPQLAAAALEAAHRLRFHPATSGGTPVSVRLPYSYRFEPPALRALITGRVRQKGTRKPIAGATVQAGEATAETDAQGLFRLELPPGTTRLKVSAPGHQPLYIDETLEAHQHLEVLYGLEPLEVNPYETVVRADRPRTEVSRVTLHDQELREVPGTMGDPFRVIMLMPGVTTLASGLSYPVVRGVQPAASAFFVDGVRVPFLYHLLVGNAVVHPDFIDTLDFQVGVPSARYGSLLGGAVDAHVSRPREDGVRGSAYLDIINSGVFLEVPFPETGTTVTAAARISYTGLIVTRVANSITAPSIYTAPDGTQYPDRGEPKIYADYWDYSARVEQRVGDEGRLRLLVMGSSDAVGITARLPGQESGGVGLLFHRVDLRGRHPLAGGEAEVGLTLGYDRLGLNFDEGYNSPGSYELTQGSVALRTGYTRELSPSLTFEAFGQLERRSAGLVATGLFRPVGPVDGRDAYSRPDILATFAGVGTQLTWRPAARWTLVPGLRVDSYHGFGLDTYVALEPRLAVRHALTDALTLKAGAGLYHQPATVLLPVPAGEMLALERGLQRAVQLSAGAEWRPSQDWELSAEAYFNPLVRTLEFNFEDVVSNVRRRGLEAEDVQGHGYTYGLELMVRRPLGRHWFGWLTYGFNQSRRFERYSRLGAQGEELGQAEDYLPYVFEQAHSVNAALSYRFAFATVGAVAHFNTGRPESGQFGYRTRREGTDADGNAEWMPVDRGSVDRLPGFFRLDVRASRSWVFDRFVLEAYLDVFNITARKEVVTFEYGYGKPSGLKKTSVGVPVVLPTLGVKGSF, from the coding sequence ATGACGCGTTTCAGTCCCTTCCTCCTCGCGCTCGCCCTTGGCCTCTCCTCCGCCTCGGCGCTCGCGGCCCCACAATCCGGCCCTGACGAAGCCCCCCTCCTCCCGCCCACCCTGAGCGAGGACGCCCCCGCCCGCGTGCCAGAGGGCTTCCCCCTCACCGCCCCCGTGGTGGTGCGGTTGGAGCTCACGCTCGATGAGGCCGGCGCCGTCACGGACGCCACCGTCATCGGTGACGCACCACCCCAGCTCGCCGCGGCCGCCCTGGAGGCTGCCCACCGCCTGCGCTTCCACCCCGCCACTTCCGGCGGCACGCCCGTCTCGGTGCGCCTGCCCTATTCCTACCGCTTCGAGCCCCCGGCCCTGCGCGCCCTCATCACCGGCCGCGTGCGGCAGAAGGGCACACGCAAGCCGATTGCAGGTGCCACCGTACAAGCAGGAGAGGCCACGGCGGAGACGGATGCCCAGGGCCTCTTCCGTCTGGAGCTGCCTCCCGGCACCACCCGGCTCAAGGTCTCCGCGCCCGGCCACCAGCCGCTGTACATCGACGAGACGCTGGAGGCACACCAGCACCTGGAGGTCCTCTACGGCCTGGAGCCGCTGGAGGTGAACCCCTACGAGACGGTGGTGCGCGCGGACAGGCCCCGCACCGAGGTCTCCCGCGTCACCCTCCACGACCAGGAACTGCGCGAGGTGCCCGGCACCATGGGCGACCCGTTCCGCGTCATCATGCTGATGCCCGGCGTGACGACGCTGGCCTCGGGCCTCTCCTACCCCGTGGTGCGCGGCGTGCAGCCCGCCGCGAGCGCCTTCTTCGTGGACGGCGTGCGCGTGCCCTTCCTCTACCACCTGCTCGTGGGCAACGCCGTCGTCCATCCAGACTTCATCGACACGCTCGACTTCCAGGTGGGAGTGCCCTCGGCGCGGTACGGCAGCCTGCTCGGCGGCGCGGTGGATGCGCACGTCAGCCGCCCGCGCGAGGACGGCGTGCGCGGCAGCGCGTACCTCGACATCATCAACAGCGGTGTCTTCCTGGAGGTGCCCTTCCCCGAGACGGGCACCACCGTCACCGCCGCCGCGCGCATCAGCTACACCGGCCTCATCGTCACGCGCGTGGCCAACAGCATCACCGCCCCGTCCATCTACACGGCCCCGGACGGGACGCAGTACCCGGACCGGGGCGAGCCCAAAATCTACGCGGACTACTGGGACTACTCCGCTCGCGTGGAGCAGCGCGTGGGCGACGAGGGACGGCTGCGGCTGCTCGTCATGGGCTCGTCGGACGCGGTGGGCATCACCGCGCGCCTGCCCGGCCAGGAGAGCGGCGGCGTGGGCCTGCTCTTCCACCGCGTGGACCTGCGCGGCCGCCATCCGCTCGCGGGCGGCGAGGCGGAGGTGGGGCTGACGCTCGGGTATGACCGGCTGGGCCTCAACTTCGACGAGGGCTACAACAGCCCCGGCAGCTACGAGCTGACGCAGGGCAGTGTGGCGCTGCGCACCGGCTACACGCGCGAGCTGTCGCCCTCGCTCACCTTCGAGGCCTTCGGCCAGCTCGAGCGCCGGAGCGCGGGCCTGGTGGCCACCGGCCTCTTCCGTCCCGTGGGCCCCGTCGACGGCCGCGACGCGTACAGTCGGCCGGACATCCTCGCCACCTTCGCGGGCGTGGGCACGCAGCTCACGTGGCGCCCCGCCGCGCGGTGGACGCTGGTGCCGGGCCTGCGCGTGGACAGCTACCACGGCTTCGGGCTCGACACGTACGTCGCGCTGGAGCCCCGGCTCGCGGTGCGCCACGCGCTCACGGACGCGCTCACCCTCAAAGCCGGCGCGGGCCTCTACCACCAGCCCGCCACGGTGCTGCTGCCGGTGCCCGCGGGGGAGATGCTCGCGCTGGAGCGCGGCCTGCAACGCGCGGTGCAGCTCTCCGCGGGCGCGGAGTGGCGGCCGTCACAGGACTGGGAGCTGTCCGCCGAGGCCTACTTCAACCCGCTCGTGCGCACGCTGGAGTTCAACTTCGAGGACGTGGTGAGCAACGTGCGCCGCCGGGGCCTGGAGGCCGAGGACGTCCAGGGGCACGGCTACACCTACGGACTGGAGCTGATGGTGCGCCGGCCGCTCGGGCGCCACTGGTTCGGCTGGCTCACCTACGGCTTCAACCAGAGCCGGCGCTTCGAGCGCTACTCGCGCCTGGGCGCGCAGGGCGAAGAGCTGGGGCAGGCGGAGGACTACCTGCCGTACGTCTTCGAGCAGGCGCACTCGGTCAACGCCGCGCTCAGCTACCGCTTCGCCTTCGCCACGGTGGGCGCGGTGGCGCACTTCAACACCGGCCGTCCGGAGAGCGGCCAGTTCGGCTACCGCACCCGGCGCGAGGGCACCGACGCGGACGGCAACGCCGAGTGGATGCCCGTGGACCGCGGCTCGGTGGACCGGCTGCCCGGCTTCTTCCGTCTCGACGTGCGCGCCTCGCGGAGCTGGGTGTTCGACCGCTTCGTGCTCGAGGCCTACCTGGACGTCTTCAACATCACCGCGCGCAAGGAGGTCGTCACCTTCGAGTACGGCTACGGCAAGCCGAGTGGACTGAAGAAGACGTCGGTGGGCGTGCCGGTGGTTCTCCCCACCCTCGGCGTGAAGGGGAGCTTCTGA
- a CDS encoding DUF2845 domain-containing protein — MRTLLLAVAVAVVWVPVVGQAASLRCGTGLVSDGASKSDVAAKCGEPTSKESRTESEEVKTKDGDTSTKRVVQKTFEEWTYNFGANRLQQVVVFENGKLIEVKSAGYGR, encoded by the coding sequence ATGCGTACGCTCTTGCTGGCAGTGGCCGTGGCAGTGGTGTGGGTCCCCGTGGTTGGACAGGCAGCTTCGCTGCGCTGCGGCACGGGGCTCGTGTCGGACGGGGCGTCGAAGTCGGACGTGGCGGCGAAGTGTGGTGAGCCCACGTCGAAGGAGTCCCGCACGGAGTCGGAAGAGGTGAAGACGAAGGACGGGGACACCTCGACGAAGCGCGTGGTTCAGAAGACGTTCGAGGAGTGGACGTACAACTTCGGCGCCAACCGGCTGCAGCAGGTGGTGGTGTTCGAGAACGGCAAGCTCATCGAGGTGAAGAGCGCGGGGTACGGGCGGTAG
- a CDS encoding 2-oxoglutarate and iron-dependent oxygenase domain-containing protein: MAETKDGVVLLDYAKLAAGVDMSAAIERAYGPDGIGLLVVRGIPGLVELRNGLLPLGFRFAALPNAVKDKYVHQRSSYSFGWSHGKELLKPGQFDEFKGSYYNNPQYDVPQADASLVEKYPENYHPNVWPDADFPELRPAFMTLGQRMVDVGVLVAEQCDTYVRSRLGERLSPDAQLAKTIRESRACKARLLYYFAINEDATPRTRDSWCGWHSDHGSLTALCPAMYFEAEPGAHEPAKSDIPLPDPEAGLYVRTRGGEERKVIIPKDCLAFQIGESSQVVTGGLLRATPHAVQALAHPASRNISRSTFAVFMQPDNDAHLRAPAGTDPKEQRVGAFQPGMTFGDFARATFAKFYNPYA, from the coding sequence GTGGCTGAGACGAAAGACGGAGTGGTCCTTCTCGACTACGCGAAGCTCGCGGCGGGCGTGGACATGTCGGCCGCCATCGAGCGCGCCTATGGGCCGGACGGCATCGGCCTGCTGGTGGTCCGGGGCATCCCGGGGCTGGTGGAGCTGCGCAACGGCCTGTTGCCGCTGGGGTTCCGCTTCGCGGCGCTCCCCAACGCGGTGAAGGACAAGTACGTCCATCAGCGGAGCAGCTACTCGTTCGGCTGGAGCCACGGGAAGGAGCTGCTCAAGCCCGGTCAGTTCGATGAGTTCAAGGGCTCGTACTACAACAACCCCCAGTACGACGTGCCGCAGGCGGACGCGTCACTGGTGGAGAAGTACCCGGAGAACTACCACCCGAACGTGTGGCCGGACGCGGACTTCCCGGAGCTGCGCCCCGCCTTCATGACGCTGGGGCAGCGGATGGTGGACGTGGGCGTGCTGGTCGCGGAGCAGTGCGACACGTACGTGCGCTCGCGGCTGGGGGAGCGGTTGTCGCCGGACGCGCAATTGGCGAAGACGATTCGCGAGTCGCGCGCGTGCAAGGCGCGGCTGCTCTACTACTTCGCCATCAACGAAGACGCGACGCCGCGCACGCGGGACTCGTGGTGTGGCTGGCACAGCGACCACGGCTCGCTCACGGCGCTGTGCCCGGCGATGTACTTCGAGGCGGAGCCCGGAGCGCACGAGCCGGCGAAGTCGGACATCCCGCTGCCGGACCCGGAGGCGGGGCTGTACGTCCGCACCCGTGGCGGCGAGGAGCGGAAGGTCATCATCCCGAAGGACTGCCTGGCGTTCCAGATTGGCGAGAGCTCGCAGGTCGTCACGGGCGGGCTGTTGAGGGCGACGCCGCACGCGGTGCAGGCGCTGGCGCATCCGGCGAGCCGGAACATCTCGCGCTCCACGTTCGCGGTGTTCATGCAGCCGGACAACGACGCGCACCTGCGGGCGCCGGCGGGCACGGACCCGAAGGAGCAGCGGGTGGGGGCGTTCCAGCCGGGGATGACCTTCGGCGACTTCGCCCGGGCGACGTTCGCGAAGTTCTACAACCCGTACGCGTGA